One stretch of Nocardia fluminea DNA includes these proteins:
- a CDS encoding SPFH domain-containing protein: MELRSAFRVNGFVVVLGWLVFTLLFGAAAVLAFISATQHSGGALAWTGAVAAVVVILLVWLLATGLIIVNPNEAKVVTFFGRYIGSVSEPGFFSVVPLTDRKSISLRVRNFETQKLKVNDADGNPVEIAAVVVYKVVDSFKAAFAVDDYEEYVETQSEAAVRHLATTHPYDAHDDSRTSLRDGAEVAEELTVELRERTLTAGIEVIEARITHLAYAPEIAQAMLVRQQAAQVVAARTQIVEGAVGMVALALDRLAEQGTVELDEERKANMVSNLLVVLCGDRATQPVVNTGSLYS; this comes from the coding sequence ATGGAGCTGCGGTCCGCATTCCGCGTCAATGGATTCGTCGTCGTGCTGGGGTGGCTGGTGTTCACCCTGTTGTTCGGGGCCGCCGCCGTTCTCGCGTTCATCTCCGCCACCCAGCACAGCGGTGGCGCACTGGCCTGGACCGGCGCGGTGGCTGCCGTCGTCGTGATCCTTCTCGTCTGGTTGCTCGCCACCGGGCTGATCATCGTCAACCCCAACGAGGCCAAGGTCGTCACCTTCTTCGGCCGCTACATCGGCTCGGTCAGTGAACCGGGCTTCTTCTCGGTGGTCCCGCTCACCGACCGCAAGTCGATCTCACTGCGGGTGCGCAACTTCGAAACCCAGAAGCTCAAGGTCAACGACGCCGACGGCAACCCCGTCGAGATCGCGGCGGTCGTGGTCTACAAGGTGGTCGACAGCTTCAAGGCGGCCTTCGCCGTCGACGATTACGAGGAGTACGTCGAAACCCAGTCCGAGGCGGCCGTGCGCCACCTCGCCACCACCCATCCCTACGATGCCCACGACGACTCCCGTACCAGCCTTCGCGACGGTGCCGAGGTCGCCGAGGAATTGACCGTCGAGCTGCGCGAACGCACCCTCACCGCGGGGATCGAGGTCATCGAGGCCCGTATCACCCACCTCGCCTACGCCCCCGAGATCGCCCAGGCCATGCTCGTCCGCCAGCAGGCCGCCCAGGTCGTCGCCGCCCGCACCCAGATCGTGGAAGGCGCCGTCGGCATGGTCGCCCTCGCGCTCGACCGCCTCGCCGAACAGGGCACCGTCGAACTCGACGAGGAACGCAAGGCCAACATGGTCTCCAACCTCCTGGTGGTCCTCTGCGGCGACCGCGCCACCCAGCCGGTGGTCAACACCGGGTCCCTCTACTCCTGA
- a CDS encoding FAD-binding oxidoreductase, producing the protein MTDIATKFTGPVFTPDDPGYAEEIAGFQTAYTHRPAYVVGAQHGQDVRAAVEFAARHGLPVAVQATGHGLSVAIEGGVLITTGRMDSITVDPSARTARIGAGVRAGALVEAAARYGLAPLNGSSPSVGVVGYVLGGGLGLLAREFGYAADHVRRIELVTADGRMRSLGPDDELFGAVLGSGGNFGVVTALELDLVPVAEIYGGQLVFDAPLVDAALEAWRSWTETVPSALTSTIAVVTYPDIEPVPQSLRGRHVASIRIAFDGPGEEGQRWVAPLRRIGPRLQEDLRTMSYAESHTIHSDPPFPHAYAATNALLSELTPRGLSALRALTAPGGPVDAVIDIRHLGAALRHGGPASIDHRHAEYIVRVITGPGEGDSAPAGLAKVREALAPWTIGHSLAFLYGAGGAADEDQTAAGYSPETYRWLAAAKAEYDPRNMFRANRNIAPAA; encoded by the coding sequence ATGACCGATATCGCGACGAAGTTCACCGGCCCCGTCTTCACCCCGGACGACCCCGGGTACGCCGAGGAGATCGCCGGCTTCCAAACCGCCTACACGCACCGGCCGGCGTACGTGGTCGGCGCCCAGCACGGCCAGGATGTGCGCGCCGCGGTGGAATTCGCCGCCCGGCACGGACTGCCGGTCGCCGTGCAGGCGACCGGACACGGTTTGTCGGTGGCCATCGAGGGCGGGGTGCTCATCACGACCGGGCGCATGGACAGCATCACTGTCGACCCCAGCGCCCGTACCGCCCGCATCGGGGCCGGGGTGCGCGCGGGCGCGCTGGTCGAGGCGGCCGCACGGTACGGGCTGGCGCCGTTGAACGGGTCGTCACCGTCGGTGGGTGTCGTCGGGTATGTGCTCGGCGGCGGGCTCGGATTGCTGGCGCGCGAATTCGGTTACGCCGCAGACCATGTGCGCCGTATCGAGCTCGTCACCGCCGACGGCAGGATGCGCTCGCTCGGCCCGGACGACGAATTGTTCGGGGCGGTACTGGGTTCCGGCGGGAACTTCGGCGTGGTGACCGCTCTCGAACTCGATCTCGTCCCCGTCGCCGAAATCTACGGTGGTCAGCTGGTTTTCGACGCGCCACTGGTCGACGCGGCCCTGGAGGCGTGGCGAAGCTGGACCGAGACCGTGCCGAGCGCGCTGACCTCCACCATCGCGGTGGTGACCTATCCCGACATCGAGCCTGTGCCGCAATCCTTGCGCGGCCGCCACGTCGCCTCGATCCGGATCGCCTTCGACGGGCCCGGCGAGGAGGGGCAGCGGTGGGTCGCGCCGTTGCGGCGGATCGGACCTCGGCTTCAGGAGGACCTGCGCACGATGTCCTACGCCGAATCGCACACCATCCACAGTGACCCGCCGTTCCCGCACGCCTACGCCGCGACCAACGCGCTGCTTTCGGAGCTGACCCCGCGGGGTCTGTCCGCGCTGCGCGCGCTGACGGCGCCGGGAGGGCCGGTCGACGCGGTCATCGACATCCGTCATCTCGGTGCCGCCCTCCGCCACGGCGGCCCGGCCTCGATCGATCATCGCCACGCGGAGTACATCGTGCGGGTGATCACCGGTCCCGGCGAGGGTGACTCCGCGCCCGCCGGCCTCGCGAAGGTGCGAGAAGCGCTGGCGCCGTGGACGATCGGGCACAGCCTCGCGTTCCTCTACGGCGCGGGTGGCGCGGCGGACGAGGACCAGACCGCGGCCGGCTACTCGCCGGAGACCTACCGCTGGCTGGCGGCGGCGAAAGCGGAGTACGACCCGCGAAACATGTTCCGCGCCAACCGCAACATCGCTCCCGCTGCCTAA